The DNA sequence TATTTGTTGCTTTAGTCACTGTTCACACAAACCTATATATTTTCCACAAATTGCGGCTCTAAATGCGCTAACAAATAATTGAATTTTGTTGCTTCAGTTTCTGTTCCCATGACTGTAAATTGTGCTTCAGCATGACAGGTTTTTCAGTCCAGAACGGAGAAAGTTTCACACTAACTTTGTCCATTTCAATGTTTGTGTCAATGTCTGTCATCATATCTGTTTCTTGTTTAGATCACGTTGGGGTCACCAGTTGTTGGTCTTCTTGTAAATTAATCACACAAACACGGTATTTTAGATATTTTGTTTATTTGACACTTTCTTTTTGTTACAAGACCAATATCACACTCCAACAACAAAACAACTGATGCCTAGAACTCTTTCTAGGTCCATTTCAAAATGTCATatgttttcaaaacaaaaataaagttaaCATAAAGATCAATTGTTTACAGAACTGTAGGTTCTTACAACATATACTGCAAATGTGACAATTTATTTCTCTCACCAGCACATTGCAATCGAGTTTTGAGGAAAATAATCTGTGCTTCCACATAGTACATCTGTTAATTTTTTACAACAGGTAGACATGTAAAACTTGACAGATAATACCTTTTAGGAATATTACTGCAAATGGTTGTCAATTCCTTGGAATAAACAGGGTATCCATACttaaagttctagtttcaaaacgctgtagaaagagaaccaccacTCAGAATGACATTAGTTATCATATTATTGACATGGGGGAAACGTCACagaacaaaaaatattttgcagtgaacacatagtgtggtGTGGGGcgagctacattcagatccgatgatggcacctttagtgcaTTGAAACCAGTTATCCAGTAAAATGTAACCAACAGATGGCCTGTAAGAGTCTTAATATAAACTGGGTCAGCTACAATGACAGGTGAATCTCAATAAGAGGGCTACAGTTTGAATTTCTCATTACACTATCCATATTGTTCAATGTGTATGACTGCACAAGTACAATAGTCATATTTTGTGGCACTGTTTGTTAGGTAAGCACATCCAATATGGCAATGTCATACcccatcagatgggaaaaattggtttataTTGTGCTGAGGCGAAAAACTGCATAAAGAGTAAAAtggcatcggtttttaattgtcctgtggccaaaaaccacataaaaagcaaaatgacttcgatttctaattgtcatgagactggcgcaaaacatgttcaatatgttgtccaccGAATTCTGTCACAATTTGAAACTGGGAACCAGCTTGCTCCACAACAGCTCGGAATGTCTCAAAGGTCATGCTCAGAATGTGATGCACAGTGCGCACTTTAACTTCAGCTATGTTCGTAATTAGAGCACTTAACACATCTTCCAGATAACCTCACAGCCAGAAGCCATACAGATTAACATCAGGTGATCtgaatggccaggctgtagggagatGACCGCTAACAATTCTAGCGTTTCCCAAATGTCTCTCCAGTACCTGCCTCACCGGCCGTGCAATGTGTAGAGGAATGCCATATTTCATAAAAATGATCATATGCACACATTTACAATGTTCACAgcctggaatgacgttggtgcacgaaagactctcatagcatttacTAATGTCAATGCAGGTAACCCACAGGACTCATCCTCTCGAAAAGATATGTCCCTATGATAAACGATTCCATCAACCTGCCACATGCAGTCACCTGTGCAGAATGATGTGGTACCAGTTGATGTGCTCGcaaattttccattgcccatattctgcatATTAACATGTCCTTGAAGATGGAAATAGgttttgtctgtccacagaatgttccatggccattcattgtccactgcCCTGTGAGCAACAAGTTCCAGAGCGAAAATTTGTCTTTCTGACAGGTCAGCAGGACCATCTGAACATTATTGATTTTGTATGGAAAGCAATGCAGGATGTTCTGGTACTCTAAGGACTGCTGAACGATTTCGTAAACAATCCCACACGAAATGTCAAACCCCTGGGGAAATCTTCCTGACATGCACACGCCAATCTGCTTTCACTATTGCATCATGTGGGAACTGCAAAAAAATAGGGGCAAAGACTTCCTAATTCACCCTCATATCATTCGAAAATCGCAACCAACAGTCACATTCCGTTGTTACCCGCAAGTTCTGTTTtaggcagtactcaagaatgtggcAACAGTTGCTAGTGTGTGAAAGCTTTAAATCATCAACATAGAACAATGTTGACCTTTTAGCGAAACATCCGTCTGTTGAGGACATACCTACCACTGAAACTCTTAAAAGTAATGTACAGGTTATTTCATAATTAATATTAACGCTAAAGTACAATAATATCTCATAATGTTAAATCATTTCATTGTATTAGGCTCCAGTAAAGCTTTACTACATAGAACCTCCTCTCTGCAGGGTTAGTGCGATATGACTAATCTAATTTATTTAAGAATATTATTTTTATTCACATGTCAAGATCcatgggaccaaattgaggagcaaatatccaaggtcatgtaatatgtcagtacatgaaattacaacataaaagtaagaacagataaaaataaatggttatgaacccaaaaaaagccaatccataaatttaagtaaacgcaatcaacgatacaacaagaatcagcttaatttttcaaggaactcctcgacagaatagaaggagtaacccatgatgaaactcttcagtttcgatttgtaagtgcgtggattactcctaagattttttaaattcgagtggtagcttattgaaactgGATGCGGCAATATACTGCACAACTTTCTCCACaagagaacagaaatattttagagttccccataatactagagggtatatcatttatataaataaggaacaggagtggcctcaacactgatccctgtggcacccctcacttgactgtaccccactcagaccccacattacagccattctcattattgtgaataatgacattttgctctctgttgctaaagtaagaggtgaaccaattgtgagctactccccatattccgtaatggtccaacttctggagcaatattttgtgatcaacacaatcaaatgccttagtaaaatgaaaaacatgtgaagaattcgaaaccttttgcttaacccatccagtacctcacagagaaaagagaatacagcattttcagttcttaaatGACTTCCAATGCCGAACTGTgtgtgaaatttatttcagaatgaCAGGTGGGAAATTTATTTATTCCATCTAACTCCAGTCGAATACTTAATTGCGAATATTATTTTTCAACGCCTATTGTGTAGTAAACTGTCATTCTAACCTCGCGAACAATAGTCACAGCCCGCGTTTCTGCAAAAGTCTTCTTTTCAGCAGTATGCAGCAAAGTGTTACGTGGCAAATGTTGCTAGTGTGTGAAAGTCTTAAATCACCAACATTGAACAATggtgtgttctttcaaaggaacattCTATCTGTTGACGATATTTCACATGCTATATTCCCTTTGACGAAGTATAAAATCCGAGCGGTAATATAAAGGGAACGCACTTTCTTTATTGGTCGAATTGTATAGGCAAATGTTTTTGCAAGAAGGGGTAAAACGTATTTCACCCCCTCTACTTGAGTCCAGCCTATCTGGATACATTTGAGGAAAGAGCTCCAGTTGGGTGGTCGAATATTTTTATAGCCGTGTAAATCATTTTGATACATAATTTGCAGCAGTCTGTTCTGTTAAATGAAGAATCTATCATCAAATTAGCATCAGAGCTGCGGGGTCTACTTGGTACACGGTGGAAATATTATTATCGTGCCCCTTACAGAAATTGCTGTCACATTCACGAGATAATGCCCGGAGCAGTTGCTTTGAAAATGCATTCCTTTTTTAATTACAGGAAATAAACGATTTCTGTCGTGATAGAGAGCGGAAGCTAAGAATTAAAGTAAAAGCAAACAATACAAAATTAACGAAACCAAACAGTAgaagtttcaaaaattattgttacTTCCATGCTAGAGCCTCTGGCTAGCGTATATCGCTGTGTTGTGTGGTTTCTGCCGGAAGTGTTTGGATTGTTATGTTCCACATCACTTGTAGGAGTTGTGGTAGTTGTAGGGTTAACTGAGTTACTATGGCAAGGGGAAGTGTGTGGATAGAAAAGCTAGAAGATATTGCTGATCAGGTCTCCCAGAAAATCATGCGTATTGTTTTGTAACTGTAAACTTGGTTTTAAAATGGTTTAAATATTGACTCCTGTGAAGTTATCACATGTCGCTTAAGATAGTGACACGTCAGGTGTTCCACATAATATAACAATATAACAATTCTTGTTTTTAATGTCTCAAATTTTTTCTTGCAGACTTTAAGGCTATTGAAACATGTTTTGCCAACAACTGCAAGATTATGTCTTATTTCAACGTTCCTGGAAGACGGGATTCGAATGTACGTGCAGTGGTCAGAACAGCAAGAGTACATGGACATGTCGTGGGGTTGTGGAAGATTTTTAGCAGCAATGTTTGTGCTGGTAAACTTGATTGGACAGTTGGGGGGATGCATAATGGTCTTAAGCAGACAACGCGTACCGGTAGCTTGTTCCGTACTGCTGTTTATTGTCGTTTTACAGGTGAGGTTTGTCTTCTGCGGAAGCATTTTACATTTACTTCTTACATTAAACTATGGGTAACAATGAATTACAGCTCGAAGATTAGTGGAAGTTTTAGAAGAATGGTCCTAATTCTCGCGTGACATACTGAGACTTACTGTGTTTGACATTTAGCTTTAGATGTTACTTCAGAATCGTTGAAAATTTAAATGTTTCTTAAATTAGGCGTTGCCTATGTATCTAAAGTGTCCTTCGCGTTTGCCATTCAaagtaaatgtaataattaaaaccaCCACGTAGCCTACGTCTCGTCTCACAATGCAACAGTATGAAAAATAAAATGGACAGCTGTTGCAACCATAATGAACTGGTGTATGTTTTGGAACATTACTGAAACTTGCTCGACTTTATAATTCCTGAACATTTAGGCTGTGTGCGCCCAGTTATCACTGAGGTAGAGAATGAATGGGCTGTTGCATTTGTTTGCACCTAGATgtcatgctgaaaaaaaaaaaaccatggttcAGCTGATCATAGTAAGAGACCCTTTTCTGTTTGCCTGCAAATAACACATCAGCGAAATACAGGCAAAAAACACATTTTCTCAGTTCTATACTAAATAGGTAATAGAAAAAATTGTGCAGTATGTAAAGCATAAATTGTAAATATGTGTTTGTCATTAATTACATCTACCTTATCTCAAGTTGATTTTATATTGTTTCATTGCTCTGAAGTATTGGATAATTCAAATGTAAATCATTTTTCTTGTAGCAATGTTAATTGCTTCTGTTGTTTAAATTCTGACTGTAGTTTCCAAAAACTTCCTTGTATATTAACATATCCATGTTTTTGTCCTTCAACCATAAAAATGTCAGAAGTTCTGCAATAGACAGTTGGTTGCCGGTGGAGGATCTATTATTGTGTATTAGTTCAGTAAAATGTTTTCAGTTGCATGAACAAATGGTTTTAAGGAACAGAAAAATTGTAATATAATGGTAGAAGCTATTTAACAATGCAGGCAAAAACTTTTGGTGGCTGTGTTCACTTTTGGTTATAGTTCAGCTTTAGTTTGACCTCTGGAAAATAAAATTAGACTTCTTTTATCTGTAGCTCAGATACTAATTTGTTGTACTTTTGTATCAGGTAGTTTGAAACTCCTGTGGATGGATATGGCAATGGAAtttgaggtgtgatcaaaaaatatCTGGATTGGTGGTACAAGGCCGGAGCCAAGCAAGACAGCCCGAAGCAGGCTAGGCACAGGTTCACCTTGTTAATCTACTAGCAGTGTTCTGTGAGTTTAATTTGCCCTATTCGTCTGGTTTGTTTACAGTAGTACTATATTGTTACATGCGTGAACATGTCAGTCATGTGGCAATACTGCTGTTTTTGCAGCTTATTTTGTGAAGATCAAAGACAAAAATGCATCTCACTCCCtctttctctttgtgtgtgtgtgtgtgtgtgtgtgtgtgtgtgtgtgtgtgtgtgtgtgtgtactgctttgATCTTCTAAGGTTGCTGACCTTTCAGTTGACCAAAGGTGTAATATGAGTATGGTCTTTAGAGTGTCATCAAGGGTTACGATTGTGTAGCACAGAATCATGAAGGGTGGCATATCTTCACCAATAACTGCGATTACAGGGGTGTAGCAGGTGGTAGTTTTGTTAGCCAGTATGCTTTGCACATTTACGGTGTTCTGTAAGTCTTGGATCACTACTTCCCTGAGCTCTTATTTTCTGATGTAAGTTTTTTCTCAAAACAGATACGAAGATGGGGAGAATTTAAGAtactaaaactaaaataaaaagggaaaaagTTGTGTAACTTCTAGAGAAATTGTGCTAAATCTGGAACCATGCTTTTGTGGGCAGTGCTCTTGACAGCTGAAAAATCCTGGCACAATTTGCAacctgcctctacaatttttattttgtaatatttctccTCTACTTTCAGGCTCTTCAGAAGCCTTTCTGCATATCTTGCTGGGGTTAGCACTCCTGTAAGGGAGCATATAATATGACTTAGCTGCAGCTTGGGGTTCATTTCTGGAATGAACGGTAAAAGGTTCTATGAAAATTGCCCGATTGTTTTTGAAGTAGTGTGTATTCAATCAAAATACTGCtgttgaaaatatttatgaagtgcATGAATGGAAGAATAGTCGTTCTGTGAGTGAACCTATCTTGTAATGAATCCAGTTTGGATAATTTTTGATCACACCATTTACTATGAAAAGGCTTAAGTGCTATGGAAGTGGTATTGGTATAATCTTAGTTTCAGTAACTGTGGTGAAATACTGCAAACAAATCAGTTTTAAATTCTACAGTATGATGTATCTTTGCATTTGCGATCATTTAGCAAGATGTTAGTAGTGTTTTTCTCTCTGttacatatttaaaaaagaatTGGTTCATTGTCGCTGCTGTGTCATTGGTAGCAGTTGCACAAGTAAATTGTGCAAGCTGTAAAACAGGTTTTCTAAAATGTTGGCATTATATTGATAGAATGTATATGGAAGTATAGCATAATCTGCAGACTGTGTTCACTCAAAAATAATCTGTTCTCTACTGTGTAATATGAATTCTTTGCTGTAAAGCTCTTGAGCTTGCAATGTTTCTTACTTGCATGGTGTACAGTTAATAATTTACTGTGCCACTAAGCTTGCATATGACTGTAGACTGCTGAATAAAACTTTTAATTTTAAGCCATGACATTCATTAGTACCGAAGTGTTTCAAAAACTAATTATAGGTAAAGATGAGGAAAACTGATCTAAAACTGTAATTTTATGATAAGGTAGTTTATAGTGAAGGGTTGATTTACTTAACACTAaaaagggaacctcctcatcgcatccccctcagatttagttataagttggcacagtggataggccttgaaaaactgaacacagatcaatcgagaaaacaggaagaagttgtgttgaactatgaaaaaaataagcaaaatatacaaactgagtagtccatgtgcaagataggcaacatcaaggatagtgtgagctcaggagcgccgtggtctcatggttagcgtgagcagctgtggaatgagaggtccttggttcaagtcttccctcgagtgaaaagtttactttctttattttcgcaaagttatgatctgtccgttcgttcattgatatctctgtttactgtaataactttagtgtctgtgttttgcgaccacaccacaaaaccgtgcgattagtagaccaaaggacgtgcctctccaacaggaaccgaaaacatttgatcgcaaggtcataagtcaaccaattcctccacaggaaaacacgtctgatacattctatacgacactggtgactgcatgtgcgtaacatgacaggaatatgtggtcgacccacctaacttgtacacatggcgaatgggtaagattcttctaccttgcccgatttaggttttcttgtggatgtgataaccactcccaaaaaaagtgtgtTTCTATGTTTGTTCAGGTGTAGCGCCCCCAtactacggtgcagttacctcgcatAGGCTGGACGGACAGacacagataataattgtctgaaaatagaaaattaaatttttcactcgagggaagacttgaaccgaggacctctccttccacagctgctcacgataACCACTGGACCACAGTGCTGCTGAGCTCTCACTGTCCtctatgttgcctatcttgtgcatggactactcagtttgtatgttttgcttattttttttcatagttccacacaactacttcctgttttctcaattgatctatgttcagtttttcaaggcctatccactgtgccaacttataactaaatctgaggggggtgtgtggggaggttcccttctaagaggtaaaatacattgaactggTGCTGCtatactatttgtaattaaattgtttTTCTTGACAGACTTTTGCATACAACATCTTGTGGGACATGCATTTTCTTTTGCGCAACTTGGCATTGATTGGTGCACTTGCATTACTTCTGGCTGAAAGCAGAAATGAAGCAAAAACTTTATTTGCTGGTGTTCCAACACTTGGTAAGTTAAAAGAGAAGTACCTGAAAGTGTTTATTTGTGGGTTGTTCATGCCTACTGAGATTCTTATTATATTATCTAATCTTGACAAAAAATCCCATATTGTGTTTGTCTACTGGGGAGGGGGGTGTAAATTTCTCACTTGAGCCTAGAACTTCTTGTGTGTCATTCAGAATTAATACTGTTTGTGAACctatttatttaaaatataataCCTGGAGAAAGAGTCGTAGGTTTATGGGTATCAGCAGTAATAACGTTATGGATGAAGATATCAGTGGGTTTATGCAGATATACAAGTCACTGATTATTGTATGGTCCAAAGTTGGTTGACATAAATATTACAACAGTTCTGTTCTCCTGGATTACTTGGAATGAATGTAAATGACTGTACGAAGCAGTACCACTTATTGGTTGTAAGGGTAGCTGGAGACTTAACAAACTTTCTGAAAAATACTTTCACAGTGCAAGTTGCAGATTCAACAAAAATCTacttgcagaactttttaacaaacatttcataactgttactgaaaagatggagttgtcaggttctgtagatgctgctatggaatacctcagaccagacatttcaagtaacttccataatatgaatttgaccctcactaccccagcagaaataatgtccatcataaaattttgaaaacaaaaatgtctagtatgatgaaatatcaacaaagctaattacagaatgtgattctgagttgagtaacatattaagttatctgtgtaaccagtcgtttatcagtggaatatttcctgaatggttaaaatatgctgaagttaaaccactgtttaagaagggagataaagaaatagcatcaaatttccgtccaatttcacttttgtctgcattctcaaaaattttagaaaacgtaatgtacaattggctttataatcatcatatctcaaataacatactgtcaaagtcacagttcggatttctaaagggttctaatattgagaaggctatctgcacttacagtgaaaatgtgcttaattcattagataaaaaattgcaggcaattggtatattttgtgatctgtcaaagccatttgactgtgtaaatcacaatatccttttaagtaaattataatattatagtgtaacaggaaatgctgcaaaatggttcaaatcttatctcTCTGGcatgaaacaaagggtgttattaggaaagatacatgtatcaatctattaggcatcatccaactgggaactaattacatgtggatcCCACAAGGTttcattttagggcccttacttctcctgtgtatatcaatgacctttcatcagtaacattaccagatgccaagtttgttttgtttgccgatgatacaaacagtgcaataaatagcaaatcaagtgtagtcttagaaagatcagctaataaaatatttgtgggcattaagcactggttcctagccaattccttgtcactaaactttgaaaaaacacactacatgcagttcagaacttgtaaagggtgtcccatgagtatatgcctaacatacgataaatctgagaaagacgaaggtaatgagaagtagtagaaatgagaacagcgagaaacttaacatcaggattgatggtcacgaagtcagtgaagttaaggaattctgctacctaggcagtaaaataaccaatgatggacggtgaaaggaggacatctaaagcagaattgctatggcaaaaaaggcatttctggccaagagaagtctactaatatcaaatactggccttaatttgaggaagaaatttcagaggatgtacattggagtacagcattgtatggtagtgaaacatggactgtgggaaaagcggaacagaagagaatcaaagcatttgagatgtggtgctatagacgaatgttgaaaattaggtggactgataaggtaaggaatgaggaggttctacacagaatcagagaggaaaggaatatgtggaaaacactgataaggagaagggacaggatgataggacatctgctaagacatgagggaatgacttccatggtactagagggagctgtagagggcaaaaactgtagaggaagacagagattggaatacgtcaagcaaataattgaggacgtaggttgcaagtgctactctgagatgaagaggttagcacaggaaaggaattcgtggcgggccgcatcaaaccagtcagtagactgatgacaaaaaaaaagataagcagatagaagtggacagtgttaaattcttgggattacagcttgattataaattcaactgggagaagcacaccacagaactgctgaagcgtcttaacaaatctctatttgcaatgcgaattgtcagacataggggatataaaaatgaaaaagctggcatactatgcttgctttcattccataatgtcatatgggattatttttttggggtaattcatcaagccaagctaaagttttccaggcacaaaaacgtgcagtaagagttatatgtggtgtgaactcaagaacatcctgcagaagcctgtttagggaactagggatactaactactgcttcccaatatatttattctttaatgaaatttgtcattaaaaatgtcactttttcaaaccaagaactcaattcatggaatcaatactagaaataagaataatcttcacaaggatttgaagtcacttagtcttgtacaaaaagttgtgcattattcaggaacaaacattttcaataacttgccagcagccataaaaagcttaacaagcaatgaaattcagtttaagagaagcttaaaggatttattggtggccaactccttctactccattaatgaatttctcagtagaaccgtttgatttgtgtatatattgtattacatatttattaccttataaataaataaaaaaacttctttgattttaaattcagtgcattagtatttgcaaaatgattctttcatatagtgttcattaaaaaaagacgatcattccacttgggacctgtggaatggtacattagcttatttgtttgagttttaaatatttgtcatgtattgttgtttttctgacatgttctacatcctggaggacctcctcactacggatcaattggaatgaaagtacatCTAATATAATCTTCTTATTTTTCCTTTAAACTCCTTTGCTTGCTCTTATTGACTTCATTACTGAGGCATTGCTTTTGTATAGTGTCAGATATGtgcaaaaaaaggtttgcattgtTAAGGCTAGTCCACCTGTGGAATTTCTGTGAGGGCCTGGCTTCTGTTGATGTATCACAAATGATCCCATAGGCTCAGTCATAGATAAAGCAGATAGTAGACTTCAGTTAATAGGTAGATTACTGTGCaacatattctggaatattgcacaagtgtgtgtgtgtgattgtgggggaagattaattacagcacaaagaggcatttaaacaatcattcttctcttgctccatacataaatggaatgggaagaaaccctaatgactAGTACAGTGGTATGTACCCTATGTCACTTACTGCACAGTGGTTTGGaactatagatgtagatgaaaaatatGTTCAGTATAAAGTTGGTTTGTGTCATGTTtctcttaaatattattttataaagtcCTTTAAATACAGTGCTCATTGCCATTAAGTGATAGAGTACATAGACACGGTTCAGTATCAGGGTGAATTTTATACAACTGTTTTCATTAAATCCATTCTCATAGTCTTGACAAAATTTTACAGATTGGAGAAGGTGTCAAGAGTAAATATGTAGGCTTATGTTGTGTTAAAATATG is a window from the Schistocerca americana isolate TAMUIC-IGC-003095 chromosome X, iqSchAmer2.1, whole genome shotgun sequence genome containing:
- the LOC124556519 gene encoding surfeit locus protein 4 homolog, whose translation is MARGSVWIEKLEDIADQTLRLLKHVLPTTARLCLISTFLEDGIRMYVQWSEQQEYMDMSWGCGRFLAAMFVLVNLIGQLGGCIMVLSRQRVPVACSVLLFIVVLQTFAYNILWDMHFLLRNLALIGALALLLAESRNEAKTLFAGVPTLGDNKPKNILQLTGRVLLAFMYVTLLRFEPSVMQIIQDLLGTILIVLVTLGYKTKLSALSLVILLFGLNFYHNAWWNIPTHKPLRDFLKYDFFQTLSVIGGLLMIVSLGPGGVSMDEHKKKW